The following DNA comes from Paenibacillus sp..
CTCGCGTATCCCGTCGGACTGTTCCTCATGAAGCAGTTTTTGGATCAAATTCCGGACGCGCTGCTCGAAGCGGGCAAAATGGACGGAGCCAAAGAGTGGACGCTCTTCTGGAGAATCGTGATGCCACTGCTGAAGCCCGCCTGGTCGACGCTGGCGCTGTTCGTCTTCGTCGCGGCGTGGAACGACCCGTGGTCATCCGCGGTGTACACGACGACGGAGGATATGAAGACGCTGCCGTACGCGTTGACGACGATCAACGGAGGGACGGCGAACGCGATCGCGACCGCCGGCACGTTGGGAGCCGCGAGCCTGCTGATGGTCGTCCCGACCGTCGTCGTGTTCGTCGTGACGCAGAAAATGGTGCTGGAGACGATGGCGCATTCGGGGATAAAGGAGTGAGGGGCCGGTCATGAAACGGGTAACGCGCATCTTGACGCTCGTCCTCCTAAGCTGCTGCCTGCTGCCCGCTGCCGCGTCCGCGGACAGTCCATACGAAGGGTACATTTACGACAGCCTGCGCAATACGCCGGAATCGATCAACGGCTATCTCTACCAAGATTCGATCGACGGCTACGAGCTGGAAACCGGACCGTTCAAGGAGCCGTCCGATCTGTTCGTAGCTAAGGACGATACGCTCTATATCGTCGACACCGGGAACAACCGCATCGTGCACATGGACGCAAACCTCCGCGTGCTCCGCGTCATCGGACCGGAGGAAGGCGACGGAGCGCTATCGTCCCCCAAAGGCATTTACGTCGCGGAGAACGGGGACATGTACGTCGCCGACACGGGCAATCAGCGCATCGTCCATTACGACAAGGCCGGCCGGTTCGTGAAGACGTACGGGAAGCCGGATTCGCCGCTTCTCGAGTCGGGCTTCACGTTCTCGCCGGCGAAGGTCGCGTACGACAAGCGCGGGTATGTGTTCGCCGTCAGCGAAGGCGCGCATCAAGGTCTTGTGCAGCTGCGCCCGGACGGCAGCTTCGCCGGCTTCTTCGGCGCCAACCACGTCGAGTTCAGTTGGACCCGGCTGCTCGTCCGATACATTGCCACGAAGGAGCAGCGCGAGCAGCTCGCGAGCGTCCGCCCGCCGGAATTTTCGAACCTGTTTCAAGATGAGGAAGGATTCGTCTATACGACGACGCTCGGCATCCGGACGAACCAGATCAAGCGGCTGAGCGCGGTGGGCGTCGATATATTGAACGTCAACGAGGCGAGGCGGTACGGCGACTACCGAATGCCGGTGGAACGGTGGTCGACGCTGTACGAGGCGTTCGTCGACGTGACGGTCGACCGCAACGGCGTTATTACGGCCATCGACCAAACGACGGGGAAGGCGTTCCAATACGACCAGCTCGGCAACCTGCTGTTCGTTTTCGGCGGGCTCGGCAATCAGAACGGGCTGTTCCTGACGCCGGCTGCCATCGACCAAACGTCGGACGGCACGATGTACGTCGTGGACAAAACGCGCAACCGGATCGACCGGTTCCGTACGACGCCGTTCGCCGACAAGGTGCACGAAGCGGTGAAGCTGTACGTCGAAGGCAAGTACGAGGAGGCGTCCGCGCCTTGGCACGACGTGCTGCGCATGAACAGCAATTACGACCTGGCGTACAAATCGATCGGGAAAGCGCTGTTCCGCGCGGAGCGATACGAGGAAGCGATGGCGTATTTCAAAGCCGCGAAGGACCGCGCCGGTTACTCCGAAGCGTACCTCGAATACCGGAAAATTTTCTTGCGGGAGCATTTCGAATGGTTTTTCGGCGGCGCCGCGCTGCTGTATGCGGCGATCAAAGCGTTCGAATGGCGGTTGAGGCGCAGGCGCCGCGCCGCTCGCGCGGCCGCGGCAGCGCCGGGACTGTCGGGGAGGGGAGGGGCGAAGCTGTGAATACGATTCGAATGGCGAAAAACGTCCTGCTGCATCCGCTCGACTTTTTTTACGACATCCAATTCATCGGCAAAGCGAAGATCGTCAGCGCCGTCATCGTCATTCTGCTGACGGTCGCGGTGCGCGTCGTATCGCTCATGACGACCGGCTTTCCTTTCCAAACCCGGGAGCCGTACCAAATTTCGGTCTTTCTGCAGGCTGTCTGGATCATCGTGCCTTGGCTGACATGGGCTGTGGCGAATTGGGGCGTCAGCGCGATCATCGACGGGGAAGGCAAGTTTGTCGACGTGCTGTCCGCGAGCGCCTTCGCGTTCGTGCCGTACATCGTGTTCATGCCGCCGGTCGCGGCGCTGACGAACGTGCTGGCGCTCAGCGAAACGATGATCGTCGCCGGCGTCACTTGGGGCGTGTATGCTTGGGTCGCGCTGCTGCTGCTCATCAAGGTGAAAGTGGTCCATGACTTCGAACCGGGCAAGGTGGTTTGGGTCACGCTGCTGACGATCGCCGGCATGTTCGTCGTATGGTTTATCGGCTTGCTTCTCTTCGGCCTCATCAACCAAGCGTTCTCGTTCGTGATCGGCCTGTATAAGGAGCTGTCATTCCGATGGTGAGGGGGGCCGTGATGAAGACGAAGCTGCTGACCGCGCTGAGAACCCATTACCGGAAAATCGCGGGGTATACCCTCACGGCCGCGCTGACGGGCGCCTTCATCGCCGTCATCAGCGTGCCTCCCGCCGAGCCGACCGCGCCGGTCGAGGCCGCGGCCGCGGAGGCGAAGCCGGAGCTGGAGCTGGACCGATTCGACGCGCCGGATTTGGCGCTCGAGAACGGACGATTCCGGCTGCGATTCGACGGAAGGTACGGCAGCGTGCACGTGACGGACAAAACGACGGGCCGAACGTGGGACAGCGTGCCCGCGCTTGAGCAAACGGTGCCGCCGAACAATCAGCGGTACATCCGTTCTCCCGTGCACGTTCGGTACACCCAGGGCAAGGGAAATACCCAAACGTACCCGTTCAAAGAGCAGGGCGAGCTCAAGGCGGAGCTGTCCGAGGACGGGGAGCGCATCGTCGCGACGCTGACGCTGCCTTCGCTGGGCATCGGGTTCGACCTCGAGTACCGGCTCACCGACGACGGGCTGACGGTGACGATCCCGTATGACTCCGTGCGGGACGGCGTCGACAAGAAGCTCGTCTCGATCGAGGTGATGCCGTTCTTCGAGGCGGCGGCCGATACCGAACGAGGCGCGATCGTCGTACCGGACGGCTCCGGCGCGCTCATTCCTTTCCGGGAGGAGCATCCGCCGTACTTCGAAATCTACAGCGAGTTTATTTACGGCGGGGACCACGCGTTCCGGAAGAACGTGTACCAGAAGGTAACGCAGAACGAGCGGGAGCTGCTGAGCTACGGGCCGAGGGAGATGGCGGCGCTGCCCGTGTACGGCCTTTATAAGGAAGGGGAAAAGGCGTTCCTCGCCGTCGTGCAGGACGGCGACGCCGACGCGAAAATCAACGCGACGCCGTCGGGGCTGCGCAATATCGCGATGTACCGGACCAGCGCGGAATTCATTTACCGAAACGACGACGTCGTGTTTCTCGGCAGCTCCGGGGAAATACCGCTGACGCTGAGCGACATGATCCCCGGCGACCGGTCGATCCGGTACATTCTGCTGCAGGACGACGAGGCGCATTACGTCGGCATGGCCGCGGCGTACCGTCAATATTTAATCGACGCGAAGGGCGTGCGGCCGGTCGAAGACCAAGCGCCGGCGTACCAGCTGCGGCTGTTCGGCGGCGTGCTGCAGGACGAAATTTTGGGGCGGACGTACATCGGTATGACGACGTTCGCGCAGGCGAAAGCGATCGTCGAGAAGCTGCTCGAACGAGGCGTCCGTTCGATCGAATTGACGTACGAGGGGTGGAATGACGGCGGCCAGTTCGGCCATCAGCCCGCGCATCTGCCCGCCGATCGCCGGCTCGGCGGGTCCAAGGGGCTGAAGGCGCTGACGTCGTACGCGAAGGCGAACGGCATCGGTGTGTACTTGAAGACGAACTACGTGAAGCCGTTCCGCAAAAGCGGTGCGCTGAAACAATCCGCCGACGCCATCCGGGGACTGAACAAGGAAGTGCTGAAGGTGTATAAGCCGTACGTCACGACGCGCCAAGCCTCCTACGAGCTGTACTACTTGCTGAAAGCGGACCGCGTGCTCGACCGGTACGTCGAGCGGGAGGCGCCCGCGTTCGCGGAACTTGGGGCGTCGGGGGTTCAGCTCGGCCTTATGGGCAGCATGCTGTATTCCGATCCGGGATCGAAACGGCCGACGTACCGGGAAACGACGATGGACGCGTGGGTGCGTGCGATGGACGCCGCGCGGGCGGCGACCGGAAAGGCGGCGGTCGACTACGGCTTCGGGTATGCGTTGGGACACGTCGACCGGATCGACGACATTCCGATCGATTCGAGCCACTTCCTGTTCGAGGAGCGGTCGATCCCGTTCTACCAAATCGCGATCCGCGGCCTCGTCCCGTACACCGCGAAGCCGTCGAACCTGCGGGACGACCCGCGGACCGAGTTTCTGCGGGCGATCGAATACGGTGCGTTTCCCAGCTTCCTGCTGACGCATGAAGACCCGGTGAAGCTGAAACGGACGATGGTCGACGATTTGTTCAGCTCCCGCTTCGACCTGTGGGCGGAGCCGTCGATCGAGGAATACCGTCGGGTGCTTGAAGCGCTCGGGAAGGTGGAGGGGGAGCCGATCGCAGACCACGAGCAGCTTCGGCCCGGCGTCTTCCGGACGACGTACGGCAACGGCGTAGAGGTGATCGTGAACTATAACGGGGCGCCGGCGGAAGCGGGAGGCGTGTCCGTTCCGGCGTACGGTTTTGCGGTGAAGGAGGGATCCGCGTGAGGAAAACCACGAAGCTGTCGATGCGCGCGCGGCACGTGCTGGAAGGATACTCCTTCATCTCCCTGTGGGTTGTCGGATTTTTGCTCTTCTTGGCGGTTCCGTTCGGCCAATCGCTCTATTATTCGTTCAATCAAATGCAGCTCACCAATCAAGGGCTGGTCGCGACGTACAACGGCATCCAGTATTACCGGGAGGCGTTCACGCTCGACGTCGAGTTCGTACCGAAGCTGCTGTCGACGGTGACGACGATGGTCGTGCACGTCCCGCTCATCATCGTGTTCGCCATGTTCAGCGCTCTGCTGCTGAACCGGCCGTTCCGAGGGCGGATGGCGTTTCGGTCCATCTTCTTCCTGCCGGTCATCATCGCCTCGGGCACGGTGCTGCAGAAACTGCTCGACCAGGGGGCGGCGACGCTTCCGATTTTCGTGCAGTACGATTTGGCCCGTATCCTGAGCCAATACGTGCCGGGAGAGGTGCTGCTGCCGCTTCTGCGCATGGCGGATTCGCTTACGCTCGTCATGTGGGACTCGGGCGTGCAAATTTTGATCTTCCTCGCGGGACTGCAGTCGATCTCGCCCTCGTTGTACGAGGCGGCCAAGTGCGACGGGGCGACGCCGTGGGAGAGCTTTTGGAAAATTACGTTTCCGATGATCACGCCGATGATTCTGGTCAACATTTTGTTCAGCATCGTCAATTCGTTCACGAAGGTGAACAACGCCGTCATGGAATACATTCACGCCGTGGCGTTCAAAGAGAACAACTACGGGTACGGCGCCGCCTTGGGCTGGATTTACTTCGCCATCATTTTCGCGGTTATTTTGCTCGTGATGCTGTTGTTTCGGCGGATGGAAAATCCGTACATTCGGGAAGGCAGGTGAACCGTATGTCAGTGGAGCGAGTACGAACCGACGCGGCGCCCATGGAGGATACGCTGGAGCGGATCGGAGCGAAAACAAGCGTCTTCTTGCGGTCGAAAACGGCGCGCCGCGCCCGCGAAGCCGCCGGGCTGACGCTGCACTATACCGTGCTGCTTAGTTTATCGTTCGTTTTCATTTACCCGATGCTGTACATCGTCAGCCAGTCGTTCATGCAGGTCGAGGACATTACGGACGCCACCGTGCAGTGGATTCCGAAGACGCTTTCTTTCGAGCATTACCGGTTCGCCTTCCACAAAATGGAGTATTGGCACAGCTTCGGCAACAGCGCGACGGCCGCGCTGCTCGCGGCGGCCGCGCAAATCTTCAGCTGCTCCATCGTCGGGTACGGTTTCGCCCGCTACCGGTTCCCGGGTCATTCGCTCCTGCTTGCGCTCGTGCTGTTCGCGTTCCTCGTGCCGCCGCAGACGATCGTCATTCCGCTGTTCATTTTCTTCGGGGAGCTCAACTGGCTGAACACGTCGCTGCCGATCGTCGTGCCGGGGCTGTTCGGCCAAGGGCTGCGCGGCGCGCTGTTCGTGCTCATCTTCATGCAGTTTTTCCGCGGCCTGCCTCACCAGCTGGAGGAAGCGGCCCGCATCGACGGCGCCGGCGCGTATCGCACGTTTTTCCAAATTATGCTGCCGCTCGCGGGTCCCGCGCTGCTCGTCGTATTCCTGTTCTCCACCGTCTGGCATTGGAACGACGTCTTCGAGCCGAACTTGTACTACATGGTGCAGCAGCATTTCAATTTGCCGCAGCAGCTGGCGATTTTGGACACGGAAGGCGTGTTCCGCGTCCAGCAGGCCAAGATGCTGTCCGGCGGCCGGACGCTCGGCTCCGTGCCGACCAACTTCAACCGGAATATGGCTGGGGCGCTGATTACGATCTTGCCGCTGATCCTGCTTTACGGATTCGCGCAGCGTTACTTCATCGAAAGCGTCGAGCGGACCGGCATCGCGGGCGAATGACGAAGCCGAACCGCCGAACCGTCAAACCGCTGGAAGGAGCGTGATGCCTATCGACGCGTGAATCGTTGCCGGCGCAGGATTTTTCAAGGGAACACCAACCTAAAAATCCATAAAAAGGTGGTTGTCGAATATGAGAAAACGGTTTTCGGCATCTTGGATCGCGCTGCTTGCGTTCGCGATGTTGGTCGCTGCTTGCAACGGCGGCGGAGGGGGCGCGGTCGAACCGACGGAACCGGCGGATGCGGGAAAGCCCGCGGAGCAAACGGCGGAGCAGCCCGCGGGGGGAGGGTCCGGCGAAGGCAAAACCGAACCGGCGGCTGGAGGATCCGGCGGGGCGCTCGACCATAACACGTTCACGCCGGCGCTGCCGACGGACACGAAAGGCAAGCTCACCTTGTGGGCCGCGTGGCCGCTGGACTCTTGGATCGGGTTCATGAATTCGGTGTACCCGAACGTGGAGGTAGAGCTCGTCGTCATGGACGAAATCGAAGGCAAGCTGAAGACGGCGCTCGCCGCCGGATCCGGCGCGCCCGACATCGCGTTCTTGGACGGCGGGTTGATGGGCAATTACAACACGATCGACGGTTTCGAGGATTTGCTGCAGCCTCCTTATAACGCCGGCATTTACGAGGGATTTTTCCCTCCTTCCGTATGGCAGCGCTTCATGTCGCTGGACGGCAAGAAGCTGATCTCCATCGCGACGGATACCGCTCCCGCCGTTACGTTTTACCGCGCGGACATCATGGAAGAGAACGGGTACCCGACGGATCCGCTGGAGCTCGGACAATATATCGCGGATCCGGATAACTTCATCGCCATGGCGAAAACGCTGCAGGCGCAGGACAAATATTTGATCCAATGGGACACGGAGCCGCTGACGATTTACACGTTCGGCATCGGATTTTTCAACCGTCAGCTGGAATGGCAGCGCAACACCGACCAATTTGTCAAAGGGTTTGATCTCGCCAAACGGTTCCGGCAGGAAAAATTGGCGTCGAACATCGATTTCTGGTCGGACGAAGGGACGCAGGCGCTCGCGTCCGGCAAGACGGCGATGACGTTCCTCGGCAACTGGGGCGTGGAGGAAATTCGCAACAAAGCTCCGGAAACCGAAGGCGCATGGCGCGCGACGAACCTTCCGTTCGGCGCGTACGGCGGATGGGGCGGCGCGTCGCTCGGCATTACGACTCAGAGCCAAAACAAGGAGCTCGCATGGGAGTTTATCCGCTTGATTCTTTTGAACAACGTGTTTGCGAACAAAGAGAATATTCAGTACGGCGGCACGCCGGCGTTCTTGCCCGCCTATGAACTGCTTCAAGAGGTGGAGACGCCGAACGCGTTCCTCGGCGGCCAGAAGACCGGAACGATGTATATGGATCTCATTCAAAAAATTCCGGAGTCGATCTCCACGCCGCTCGACGGGAAAGCGCAGGAAATTTGGGACAAAGGCATACAAGAGGCGCTCGAGAAAAATATCGACTCCAAAACGGCGCTGCAAAACATACAAGACGAGGTGGAACGCGTGTTGGGGCCGGACATCGAAGCGCTGAAGAAGCAAATCGGAGCCCAGTAATAGGTTGATCCGTACGTCGAACATTCGCATCCCAGCCGGACCCGCCCTGCTCGGGGCGGTTCCGGCCGATTCCAAGGGGGGACTGCCATGCTGAATTGGGGCGTGCTCGGCTGCGCGGCGATCGCCGAGCAGCATGTGATCCGCGCCATCGGGCAATCGGCGAACGGAAGGGTGCTCGCCGTCGCCAGCCGCGACGCCGAGCGGGCGAGGGCGGCTGCCGAACGGCACGGCGTGCCGCGCCATTACGGCAGCTACGAGGCGCTGCTCCGCGATCCTGACGTCGACGCGGTATACATTCCGCTGCCGAACCATCTGCACTGCGAATGGACGATCCGCGCGGCGTTTGCCGGGAAACACGTGCTGTGCGAGAAGCCGTTCGCGATGAACGCGGACGAAGCGGCGAGGATGGCGCAGGCGTGCCGGGACGCGAACGTGACGCTGGCGGAGGCGTTCATGTACCGTCACCACCCGCGGTATGCCCGCGCGCGGGAGCTGATCGCCGCGGGGGCGATCGGCGACGTTCGCGGCGTCGCGGCTTGGTTCACGTTCGACCTGTCCGGCCGAGGCGACGACATCCGGTTCCGCCCCGAGCTGGGCGGCGGGTCGGTGTACGACAACGGCTGCTACGCCGTGAGCGGAGCGAGGCTTGCGCTCGGCGCGGAGCCCGAAGCGGTCACGGCGCACGCGTACCGGTCCGAGCGGCACGGCGGCGTCGATATGATGAACGCGGCGCTGTTGGAGTTTCCAGGCGGCGTCGGCGCCACGCTGCAGTTCGGCATGTGGTGCGACGGGCGCAATGAAATCCAGGTGCTCGGGAGCCGGGGGAGCATCGTCATTCCAGAAGCGTTCTACTACGACCCGCCGGCGGCGCTCCGCTTGATCGTGCGCAGCGAGGGGCGGACGGCGGAGGAAACGTTCGCGCCGGCGGACCATTACGTCCTGCAGGTCGAATCGTTCGCGGACAGCGTGCTGGGAGGCGCCGCTCCCGCGTTCGGCCCTCGCGACGCCGTCGCGAATATGCGCGTCTTGGATGCGATACGGGCGTCTTCCCGCAGCCGCGCGCGGATCTCGCTTCTTGGGAGCGACTAACGAGGCCCCGCGAGGCCTGGCGGGATAGGGAATAGGAAAGGGGAAGGGAACGGATGCCGCTCAACGAATTAAGCGAAGCTCAAGTCGAGCAGTTCATGGAGAAGGGCTGGGTAAAGCTGGAGCAGGCGTATTCGGTCGAAGCCGCGCTGGCGGCTAAGGCGTACGTGTGGAGCCAAGTCGAAAAGCGGGGCGTCCGCCGGGACGACCCGTCGACGTGGACGCAGCCGATCTTGCGGATGAACGAAAATTACGACACGCCGGAGTTTCGCGCCTGCCAGACCGAACGGCTGCGCGGCGCGATTGAGGATTTGATCGGCGCCGGGCAGTGGGCGTTCCGGGACCGTCCGATCTATTGGGGCTGGTGGCCGGTCAATTTCCATCTGGGGGCCGACAAGCCGTGGGACGTGCCGACCGAGGCGTGGCATATCGACGGCATTCACCATCCTCAATATATCGACAGTCCGGAACAGGGGCTGCTGCTGCTCTGCCTGTTTTCCGACATTCGGGAGCGGGGCGGGGGCACGCTCGTCGTAGAAGGGTCGCACCGCATCGTCGCCCGCATTCTCCGCGACCATCCCGAAGGGCTCGCCGTGAAGGACGTGAACGAGCTCGCGAAGCGGCACCCGTACTTGGCGGAGCTGACGGGGCGCGCTCCGCTACCGGACGGGGCGTCGCGCATCGAACGGTTCATGAACCGGGACACCGTCGACGAAACGGGCGTCCGGCTGCGCGTCGTCGAGACGACGGGCGGCCCGGGCGACGTCATTATCGGGCATCCGTTTTTGTTCCACGCCGCGTCCCAGAACCATTCGGGGATCCCGCGGTTTATGTGCAACAATCAAGCGCCGCTGAAAGAGAAAATCAAGCTGCGTCGGCAAGCCGGCGATACGCATACGCCGCTCGAGCGGTCGATTCTTCGGGCGATCGGAGCGGAACCGGCCGGCTGACGCGGAACGGAGCGAAACGGCGCCATGACGGCGATGGATGCTGACGGGAAAAGGCAGGTGGGTGCAATGAAGATTACGATCAAGGAAGTGGCGAAGGAAGCGGGCGTGTCCATCGCGACCGTCTCCCGCGTGCTGAACGGCAAGGACGGCATCAAACCGGCCACGAAGGATCGAGTGGAGAAGGCGATCATGAAGTACAACTTCTCACCGGATCAGATCGCTCGGTCCATGATCGTAAAGGAGTCCAAAACCATAGGCTTGCTGGTCCCGCAGCTGTCCAACGAATATTGGGCCACTTTGGCGGAGGTCGTCGAGGAAGCGCTGTGGATGCAAGGATACACGCTGCTGCTGTGCACGTCGTCGACGCGCGAGGACAGCCTTCAGAAGGAGAAAGCGGCGATCCACTCGTTCATCCAGAGGAAGGTCGACGGCATTATTTACAGCACCTCCAGCGGCCTCAACGCATCGTTCCAAGCGTTCACCGAACAAATCAAGCAGTACGGCCTGCCGATCATCGCCTTCGACCAAAAAATCCAGGGCATGAGTCAAATCTACGGAGATCATCTGCAGGGGGCGATGGATGCGGTCAAACATCTCATCCAGCTCGGGCATCGGGACATCGCGTATATCGGCGGGCCGCTCGTCAGCCCCGAACGGGAGCTCGGATACCGGAACGCGCATACGATCCACGGCCTTGCCGTCGACGAGGAGCTGATTATAAGGGGCGAGCCGTCCTTCCAGTTCGGCAGCCGCGCCGTCCGCCGGCTGCTCGCGGCGGGGAAACGGTTCACCGGGCTGTTCTGCGGCAACGATCTCATCGCGCTCGGCGCCCTTCAGGCGCTCGAAGCGGAAGGATGGCGCGTCCCGGAGGACGTCGCGGTCGTCGGCTACGACGACATCCATATGGCCGGTTTGGCGAGGCCCGCGCTTACGACGGTGCGCCAGCCGGTCGAGGAGATGGGGCGGACGATCGTCGAGCGATTGTTGCAAGCCATCGAAACCGGCAACGCCCCGCAGCAGAATTGCCATCTTGTGTTTCCTATGACGCTCGTCGTCCGGGACAGCTGCGGGGCGCGAGCCCTTCATTCCCAACCGGTTGCGGATGATCCTATCGACAAAAGGAGAGACGATCCATGAGCAAAGTGAAGGTCGGCATCATCGGATTAGGTGAAGTCGCGCAAATCATTCATCTTCCGATCCTGCAGGCATTAAGCGACCGGTACGAGATCGCCGCCCTGTGCGACATTTCGCCGTCGCTCGTCGCTTGGGCGGGCGAACGCTTCGGCGTATCGAACTTGTATACGGACGCGCATGAACTCGTCCGGCAGGAAGACTTGGATGCGGTATTCGTCCTTAACAGCGACGAGTACCACGCGGAGCACGCGATCGCGGCGCTTCGGGCGGGCAAGCACGTCTTGATCGAGAAGCCGATGACGCTGACCGTCTCGGACGCGGATGCGCTGATCGCGGCGCGGGATGCGGCGGGCGTGCACGTCATGGTCGGCTACATGCGCCGGTACGCCCCTGCGTTCGCGAAAGCGTGCGAGGAGCTGGCGTCGCTCGGGCCGATTCAATACGCGAGAATT
Coding sequences within:
- a CDS encoding NHL repeat-containing protein, translating into MKRVTRILTLVLLSCCLLPAAASADSPYEGYIYDSLRNTPESINGYLYQDSIDGYELETGPFKEPSDLFVAKDDTLYIVDTGNNRIVHMDANLRVLRVIGPEEGDGALSSPKGIYVAENGDMYVADTGNQRIVHYDKAGRFVKTYGKPDSPLLESGFTFSPAKVAYDKRGYVFAVSEGAHQGLVQLRPDGSFAGFFGANHVEFSWTRLLVRYIATKEQREQLASVRPPEFSNLFQDEEGFVYTTTLGIRTNQIKRLSAVGVDILNVNEARRYGDYRMPVERWSTLYEAFVDVTVDRNGVITAIDQTTGKAFQYDQLGNLLFVFGGLGNQNGLFLTPAAIDQTSDGTMYVVDKTRNRIDRFRTTPFADKVHEAVKLYVEGKYEEASAPWHDVLRMNSNYDLAYKSIGKALFRAERYEEAMAYFKAAKDRAGYSEAYLEYRKIFLREHFEWFFGGAALLYAAIKAFEWRLRRRRRAARAAAAAPGLSGRGGAKL
- a CDS encoding YIP1 family protein, which codes for MNTIRMAKNVLLHPLDFFYDIQFIGKAKIVSAVIVILLTVAVRVVSLMTTGFPFQTREPYQISVFLQAVWIIVPWLTWAVANWGVSAIIDGEGKFVDVLSASAFAFVPYIVFMPPVAALTNVLALSETMIVAGVTWGVYAWVALLLLIKVKVVHDFEPGKVVWVTLLTIAGMFVVWFIGLLLFGLINQAFSFVIGLYKELSFRW
- a CDS encoding DUF5696 domain-containing protein; this translates as MKTKLLTALRTHYRKIAGYTLTAALTGAFIAVISVPPAEPTAPVEAAAAEAKPELELDRFDAPDLALENGRFRLRFDGRYGSVHVTDKTTGRTWDSVPALEQTVPPNNQRYIRSPVHVRYTQGKGNTQTYPFKEQGELKAELSEDGERIVATLTLPSLGIGFDLEYRLTDDGLTVTIPYDSVRDGVDKKLVSIEVMPFFEAAADTERGAIVVPDGSGALIPFREEHPPYFEIYSEFIYGGDHAFRKNVYQKVTQNERELLSYGPREMAALPVYGLYKEGEKAFLAVVQDGDADAKINATPSGLRNIAMYRTSAEFIYRNDDVVFLGSSGEIPLTLSDMIPGDRSIRYILLQDDEAHYVGMAAAYRQYLIDAKGVRPVEDQAPAYQLRLFGGVLQDEILGRTYIGMTTFAQAKAIVEKLLERGVRSIELTYEGWNDGGQFGHQPAHLPADRRLGGSKGLKALTSYAKANGIGVYLKTNYVKPFRKSGALKQSADAIRGLNKEVLKVYKPYVTTRQASYELYYLLKADRVLDRYVEREAPAFAELGASGVQLGLMGSMLYSDPGSKRPTYRETTMDAWVRAMDAARAATGKAAVDYGFGYALGHVDRIDDIPIDSSHFLFEERSIPFYQIAIRGLVPYTAKPSNLRDDPRTEFLRAIEYGAFPSFLLTHEDPVKLKRTMVDDLFSSRFDLWAEPSIEEYRRVLEALGKVEGEPIADHEQLRPGVFRTTYGNGVEVIVNYNGAPAEAGGVSVPAYGFAVKEGSA
- a CDS encoding sugar ABC transporter permease — translated: MRKTTKLSMRARHVLEGYSFISLWVVGFLLFLAVPFGQSLYYSFNQMQLTNQGLVATYNGIQYYREAFTLDVEFVPKLLSTVTTMVVHVPLIIVFAMFSALLLNRPFRGRMAFRSIFFLPVIIASGTVLQKLLDQGAATLPIFVQYDLARILSQYVPGEVLLPLLRMADSLTLVMWDSGVQILIFLAGLQSISPSLYEAAKCDGATPWESFWKITFPMITPMILVNILFSIVNSFTKVNNAVMEYIHAVAFKENNYGYGAALGWIYFAIIFAVILLVMLLFRRMENPYIREGR
- a CDS encoding carbohydrate ABC transporter permease — protein: MERVRTDAAPMEDTLERIGAKTSVFLRSKTARRAREAAGLTLHYTVLLSLSFVFIYPMLYIVSQSFMQVEDITDATVQWIPKTLSFEHYRFAFHKMEYWHSFGNSATAALLAAAAQIFSCSIVGYGFARYRFPGHSLLLALVLFAFLVPPQTIVIPLFIFFGELNWLNTSLPIVVPGLFGQGLRGALFVLIFMQFFRGLPHQLEEAARIDGAGAYRTFFQIMLPLAGPALLVVFLFSTVWHWNDVFEPNLYYMVQQHFNLPQQLAILDTEGVFRVQQAKMLSGGRTLGSVPTNFNRNMAGALITILPLILLYGFAQRYFIESVERTGIAGE
- a CDS encoding ABC transporter substrate-binding protein, with product MRKRFSASWIALLAFAMLVAACNGGGGGAVEPTEPADAGKPAEQTAEQPAGGGSGEGKTEPAAGGSGGALDHNTFTPALPTDTKGKLTLWAAWPLDSWIGFMNSVYPNVEVELVVMDEIEGKLKTALAAGSGAPDIAFLDGGLMGNYNTIDGFEDLLQPPYNAGIYEGFFPPSVWQRFMSLDGKKLISIATDTAPAVTFYRADIMEENGYPTDPLELGQYIADPDNFIAMAKTLQAQDKYLIQWDTEPLTIYTFGIGFFNRQLEWQRNTDQFVKGFDLAKRFRQEKLASNIDFWSDEGTQALASGKTAMTFLGNWGVEEIRNKAPETEGAWRATNLPFGAYGGWGGASLGITTQSQNKELAWEFIRLILLNNVFANKENIQYGGTPAFLPAYELLQEVETPNAFLGGQKTGTMYMDLIQKIPESISTPLDGKAQEIWDKGIQEALEKNIDSKTALQNIQDEVERVLGPDIEALKKQIGAQ
- a CDS encoding Gfo/Idh/MocA family oxidoreductase, yielding MLNWGVLGCAAIAEQHVIRAIGQSANGRVLAVASRDAERARAAAERHGVPRHYGSYEALLRDPDVDAVYIPLPNHLHCEWTIRAAFAGKHVLCEKPFAMNADEAARMAQACRDANVTLAEAFMYRHHPRYARARELIAAGAIGDVRGVAAWFTFDLSGRGDDIRFRPELGGGSVYDNGCYAVSGARLALGAEPEAVTAHAYRSERHGGVDMMNAALLEFPGGVGATLQFGMWCDGRNEIQVLGSRGSIVIPEAFYYDPPAALRLIVRSEGRTAEETFAPADHYVLQVESFADSVLGGAAPAFGPRDAVANMRVLDAIRASSRSRARISLLGSD
- a CDS encoding phytanoyl-CoA dioxygenase family protein — protein: MPLNELSEAQVEQFMEKGWVKLEQAYSVEAALAAKAYVWSQVEKRGVRRDDPSTWTQPILRMNENYDTPEFRACQTERLRGAIEDLIGAGQWAFRDRPIYWGWWPVNFHLGADKPWDVPTEAWHIDGIHHPQYIDSPEQGLLLLCLFSDIRERGGGTLVVEGSHRIVARILRDHPEGLAVKDVNELAKRHPYLAELTGRAPLPDGASRIERFMNRDTVDETGVRLRVVETTGGPGDVIIGHPFLFHAASQNHSGIPRFMCNNQAPLKEKIKLRRQAGDTHTPLERSILRAIGAEPAG
- a CDS encoding LacI family DNA-binding transcriptional regulator translates to MKITIKEVAKEAGVSIATVSRVLNGKDGIKPATKDRVEKAIMKYNFSPDQIARSMIVKESKTIGLLVPQLSNEYWATLAEVVEEALWMQGYTLLLCTSSTREDSLQKEKAAIHSFIQRKVDGIIYSTSSGLNASFQAFTEQIKQYGLPIIAFDQKIQGMSQIYGDHLQGAMDAVKHLIQLGHRDIAYIGGPLVSPERELGYRNAHTIHGLAVDEELIIRGEPSFQFGSRAVRRLLAAGKRFTGLFCGNDLIALGALQALEAEGWRVPEDVAVVGYDDIHMAGLARPALTTVRQPVEEMGRTIVERLLQAIETGNAPQQNCHLVFPMTLVVRDSCGARALHSQPVADDPIDKRRDDP